A section of the Acidobacterium capsulatum ATCC 51196 genome encodes:
- the hscA gene encoding Fe-S protein assembly chaperone HscA: MSENVQERIVGIDLGTTNSLIAFMQGEQPVVIPGEDGSRLVPSVVAIPSAKQIVVGNAARQYLAETPERVVYSAKRLMGRGVEDVQEELKLFPFRIASDLQTGEVIRLQIGEQQFTPPEISAYVLRQLKRNAERYFGAPVTKAVITVPAYFNDAQRQATKDAGRMAGLEVLRLVNEPTAAALAYGLDRAKEGIVAVYDLGGGTFDISILKLHDGIFEVIATNGDTHLGGDDIDNLLIAIALDDIHGELNLDLRHDAAAVQAIRKAVIEAKIALSSSDSARISVDLPGGVPYRREITREQFQQLVKPILDRTVGPCLAAMKDAGIQPEQIDEVVLVGGSTRIPAVWQLTDELFHLAPRGKKPHRELNPDEVVALGAAVQANILEGGSKATEDMLLLDVTPLSLGIEALGGVVARIIQRNSTIPASATEHFTTGVDGQTNVAIHVLQGERELAKDCRSLARFDLKGIPPMAAGLPRIEVKFLIDANGILQVNAREQRSGQEAQIEVKPTYGLTDDQVESMILESFDFAEQDFHERQLIEARNEATNLLAHVEKAPQHPAWQQLTEEDRTHIRSLAEELRVLVQGDDLQALRAGTEALDKSTTRFAELMMDAAVSTALRGQTMEAAGDKLGDGPDAPHPFAPAEITDK, from the coding sequence GCCGGTGGTGATTCCCGGCGAAGACGGCTCCAGGCTTGTGCCTTCGGTCGTGGCTATTCCGTCGGCGAAGCAGATCGTCGTGGGCAACGCCGCACGGCAATATCTGGCGGAAACGCCGGAGCGCGTCGTCTACTCGGCCAAGCGCCTGATGGGCCGCGGTGTCGAAGATGTGCAGGAAGAGTTGAAGCTCTTCCCGTTTCGCATCGCCAGTGACCTGCAGACCGGCGAAGTCATCCGCCTGCAGATCGGCGAGCAGCAGTTCACGCCACCGGAGATTTCCGCCTACGTCCTGCGCCAGCTCAAGCGTAATGCCGAGCGCTACTTCGGTGCGCCCGTCACCAAGGCGGTCATCACCGTCCCGGCATATTTCAATGACGCGCAGCGCCAGGCCACCAAGGATGCAGGCCGCATGGCCGGCCTCGAAGTGCTGCGCCTGGTCAACGAGCCTACGGCGGCCGCGCTCGCCTACGGCCTCGACCGGGCGAAAGAAGGCATCGTCGCTGTGTACGACCTCGGCGGCGGCACCTTTGATATTTCCATCCTAAAGCTGCATGACGGCATCTTCGAGGTCATCGCTACCAATGGCGACACCCACCTCGGCGGCGACGACATCGACAACCTGCTCATCGCCATCGCGCTCGACGACATTCACGGCGAGCTGAATCTCGATCTGCGCCACGACGCTGCGGCCGTGCAGGCCATTCGCAAGGCTGTCATTGAGGCAAAGATCGCGCTCTCGTCGTCCGATTCCGCCCGCATCTCCGTCGATCTGCCCGGCGGCGTGCCCTATCGCCGTGAAATCACGCGCGAGCAGTTCCAGCAACTCGTCAAGCCCATCCTCGATCGCACCGTCGGCCCGTGCCTTGCCGCGATGAAAGACGCCGGCATCCAGCCCGAACAAATTGATGAAGTCGTCCTTGTCGGCGGCTCCACGCGTATTCCCGCCGTCTGGCAGCTTACCGATGAGCTGTTTCATCTCGCGCCGCGCGGCAAAAAGCCCCATCGCGAGCTCAATCCCGACGAAGTCGTCGCTCTCGGTGCGGCCGTGCAGGCCAACATTCTTGAGGGCGGCAGCAAAGCCACTGAGGACATGCTGCTGCTCGACGTCACCCCGCTCTCGCTCGGCATTGAGGCCCTCGGCGGAGTCGTCGCCAGGATCATCCAGCGCAACTCGACCATCCCCGCCTCGGCCACCGAGCACTTCACCACCGGCGTCGATGGCCAGACCAACGTTGCCATCCACGTGCTGCAGGGCGAGCGTGAGCTCGCCAAGGACTGCCGCTCACTCGCCCGCTTCGATCTCAAAGGCATTCCGCCCATGGCCGCCGGTCTGCCGCGCATTGAGGTCAAGTTCCTCATCGACGCGAACGGCATTCTGCAGGTCAACGCGCGCGAACAGCGCAGTGGACAAGAGGCGCAGATCGAGGTCAAGCCCACCTACGGCCTCACCGACGATCAGGTGGAGTCGATGATTCTCGAATCCTTCGACTTTGCCGAGCAGGACTTTCATGAGCGCCAGTTGATTGAGGCGCGCAATGAGGCCACCAATTTGCTCGCGCACGTGGAGAAGGCACCCCAACACCCCGCCTGGCAACAGTTGACGGAGGAAGACCGCACGCACATTCGCTCTCTGGCAGAAGAACTCCGCGTGCTCGTGCAGGGCGATGATCTGCAGGCGCTGCGTGCCGGCACCGAGGCGCTCGACAAATCCACCACCCGCTTTGCCGAACTTATGATGGATGCCGCCGTCTCCACCGCCCTCCGCGGACAGACCATGGAGGCCGCCGGCGACAAACTTGGTGACGGCCCGGACGCACCGCACCCCTTTGCGCCTGCCGAAATCACCGACAAATAG
- a CDS encoding 2Fe-2S iron-sulfur cluster-binding protein: MTTENSQQSIDLSQPPAPNMVRVTFMPEGRTVEFEYGTMPYDHHGKPMSFLDVAENYGIFLDHACGGSCACTTCHIWIKEGAKGISEADDDELDRLDMAADLQLNSRLGCQAVITGPGSYVVEIPKWNRNYVQEGKPLAAAEK; encoded by the coding sequence ATGACGACAGAGAATTCACAGCAATCCATCGACCTCAGCCAGCCGCCCGCGCCCAACATGGTGCGCGTCACCTTTATGCCCGAGGGCCGCACGGTTGAGTTTGAGTACGGCACCATGCCGTATGACCACCACGGCAAACCCATGTCCTTTCTAGACGTTGCAGAAAACTACGGCATCTTTCTCGATCACGCCTGCGGCGGATCCTGCGCCTGCACCACCTGCCACATCTGGATCAAGGAAGGCGCAAAGGGTATCAGCGAAGCCGACGACGATGAGCTGGACCGTCTCGACATGGCGGCCGATCTGCAACTCAACTCACGCCTCGGCTGCCAGGCCGTCATTACCGGCCCCGGTAGCTATGTTGTCGAGATTCCTAAGTGGAACCGCAACTACGTGCAGGAAGGCAAGCCGCTGGCTGCCGCTGAAAAATAA
- the iscX gene encoding Fe-S cluster assembly protein IscX — protein sequence MPREITWNDAEEIGIQLQEKFPDLDPLSVRFTDLHKHVTELEGFADDPSKSNESKLEAIQMAWYEEYKDAQ from the coding sequence ATGCCGCGTGAAATTACCTGGAACGACGCCGAAGAAATCGGCATTCAACTGCAGGAGAAGTTCCCGGATCTCGATCCGCTCTCCGTCCGCTTTACCGACCTGCACAAGCACGTCACCGAGTTGGAAGGTTTCGCCGACGACCCGTCCAAGTCCAATGAAAGCAAACTTGAGGCCATCCAGATGGCCTGGTACGAGGAATACAAAGACGCGCAGTAA
- the pstS gene encoding phosphate ABC transporter substrate-binding protein PstS codes for MSIFNKTADTSRRKFGKGAILALALAVAGAGSAFAAAQVNILETGSSLLYPLFNLWVPVYTKAHPNVKITTQSTGSGTGMSQSVAGIAQIGASDAYLSNAIMHMHPDMLNIPLAISSQMVNYNVPGLNKAHLKLSGPVLAGIYSGKITKWNDAQIAKINPGVKLPNHNIIPIHRTDGSGDTFIFTQYLAFSTPSWANSLSYGTTVSWPAVSGSLGAEGNPGMVTALKGSAYSIAYIGISFEQAIMHDGMGIAALGNRDGKFVLPNDHTVSAAAAAMVPKTPKDERVSLIFAPGAESYPIINYEYALVKKDQPSSDTAAALRQLFTWAISKNGGNSPKFMSEVHFVALPPSVVKLSMDQVNQIR; via the coding sequence ATGAGCATTTTCAACAAGACTGCCGACACGAGCCGCCGCAAGTTCGGCAAGGGCGCGATTCTCGCCCTGGCGCTCGCTGTGGCCGGTGCCGGTTCGGCGTTTGCCGCGGCGCAGGTCAACATTCTCGAAACCGGTTCGAGCCTGCTGTATCCGCTCTTCAATCTCTGGGTTCCGGTCTACACCAAGGCCCACCCGAACGTGAAGATCACCACGCAGTCCACCGGCAGCGGCACGGGTATGTCGCAGTCCGTGGCCGGCATCGCGCAGATCGGCGCTTCTGACGCTTACCTGAGCAACGCCATTATGCACATGCACCCGGATATGCTGAACATTCCGCTGGCGATCTCTTCGCAGATGGTGAACTACAACGTTCCCGGCCTGAACAAGGCGCATCTGAAGCTGAGCGGCCCGGTGCTCGCTGGCATCTACTCCGGCAAGATCACCAAGTGGAACGACGCCCAGATCGCGAAGATCAACCCCGGCGTTAAGCTGCCCAACCACAACATCATTCCCATTCACCGCACTGACGGCAGCGGCGACACCTTCATCTTCACGCAGTACTTGGCCTTCAGCACCCCGTCCTGGGCAAACTCCCTCAGCTACGGCACCACGGTCAGCTGGCCGGCAGTCTCCGGCAGCCTCGGCGCCGAGGGCAATCCTGGTATGGTGACGGCTCTGAAGGGCAGCGCCTACTCCATCGCCTACATCGGCATCAGCTTTGAGCAGGCCATCATGCACGACGGCATGGGCATCGCAGCTCTCGGCAACCGCGACGGCAAGTTCGTTCTGCCGAACGACCACACCGTCAGCGCTGCCGCTGCCGCAATGGTTCCCAAGACCCCGAAGGACGAGCGCGTTAGCCTCATCTTCGCTCCGGGTGCCGAATCCTACCCCATCATCAACTACGAGTACGCGCTCGTGAAGAAGGATCAGCCCTCCTCCGACACCGCCGCGGCTCTGCGCCAGCTCTTCACCTGGGCCATCAGCAAGAACGGCGGCAACTCGCCTAAGTTCATGAGCGAAGTTCACTTCGTAGCCCTGCCCCCTTCAGTGGTCAAGCTGAGCATGGATCAGGTCAACCAGATCCGCTAA
- the pstC gene encoding phosphate ABC transporter permease subunit PstC, whose protein sequence is MSFKNIIAPIASIVGVTLVLIVLFLGKYAWSAVKLNGWSFLSKNDWNLGNLYADPIVHHGVTLMPGAQYGILFLIVGTLLSTLIAVVIAVPFGVGSAIFLADGIPASLRPWLSFFVELLAAVPSVVYGLWGYFAVIPLLNEHVFPWMAIHLKFIPFFAGDTGSGYGLLTSGLVLTLMIVPLITSTMRDALISQPRGLREAALALGATRFETMWSVILPSTRRVLIASGILATGRALGETMAVLMVSGNALNYLPKNIYSPITTMAAFVASQLDSAMEDPTGMAVRSLAEVALVLCVISVIVNSAARLMLYVSGYQRMGGGSWQ, encoded by the coding sequence ATGTCGTTCAAAAACATCATTGCCCCTATCGCCAGCATTGTAGGGGTCACCCTGGTTCTCATCGTCCTGTTCCTGGGCAAATACGCCTGGTCGGCTGTGAAGCTGAATGGCTGGTCGTTTCTCTCAAAGAACGATTGGAACCTGGGCAATCTGTACGCAGATCCGATTGTGCACCACGGCGTCACTCTCATGCCTGGCGCGCAATACGGCATCCTCTTTCTGATCGTTGGCACGCTGCTCAGCACTCTGATCGCTGTCGTCATCGCGGTGCCATTCGGGGTCGGTTCGGCCATTTTCCTGGCCGACGGAATCCCCGCTTCGCTGCGTCCCTGGCTGTCTTTCTTTGTGGAACTGCTGGCTGCGGTCCCCAGCGTGGTCTACGGACTGTGGGGCTACTTTGCCGTCATTCCGCTGCTCAACGAGCATGTCTTTCCCTGGATGGCCATCCACCTCAAGTTCATTCCCTTTTTCGCCGGCGATACGGGCAGTGGCTACGGACTTCTCACCTCCGGCCTCGTGCTCACGCTCATGATCGTGCCGCTCATCACCTCCACCATGCGTGATGCGCTCATCTCGCAGCCGCGTGGATTGAGAGAAGCAGCCCTCGCCCTCGGCGCCACGCGCTTTGAGACCATGTGGTCGGTCATTCTGCCCTCCACGCGCCGCGTGCTCATTGCCTCCGGCATTCTGGCGACCGGCCGCGCCCTCGGCGAAACCATGGCCGTGCTCATGGTCAGCGGCAATGCTCTCAACTACCTGCCCAAAAACATCTACTCCCCCATCACCACCATGGCGGCCTTCGTCGCTTCGCAGTTGGATAGCGCTATGGAAGACCCCACCGGAATGGCCGTCCGCTCCCTTGCCGAGGTGGCGTTGGTGCTTTGCGTCATCTCCGTCATCGTGAACAGTGCCGCACGCCTGATGCTCTACGTCAGCGGCTACCAGCGCATGGGAGGTGGCTCATGGCAGTAA
- the pstA gene encoding phosphate ABC transporter permease PstA, which translates to MAVTAADVRSVIMKPSPLRATQRAVFNFLGWGLCAFTFAVLGFAMIWILKMVFVQGASSMNWKVLSTVTTGVGGGLLNAIEGTLLLALGGVVLSVPPGIAAGIYLSEYDGGWLAPVLRFMSDVLVGVPSIVVGYFCYVTMVDQLGWKFSIAAGSISLAIISMPYVTRTAEVAFRAVPRTLREAGFGLGCTPGTVILRVCLPMALPTILTGVLLALAISVGETAPLIYTAGWSSYMWTGHLTNEPVGYLTYVIWTFITEPFASAHALAFAAAFFVTVFVLIISVIARVVTFRRSGWGHH; encoded by the coding sequence ATGGCAGTAACCGCGGCCGATGTTCGCTCCGTCATCATGAAGCCCTCGCCCCTGCGGGCCACGCAGCGCGCCGTCTTCAACTTTCTCGGCTGGGGGCTGTGCGCCTTCACCTTCGCCGTGCTTGGCTTCGCGATGATCTGGATTCTCAAGATGGTCTTCGTGCAAGGCGCAAGCTCCATGAACTGGAAGGTGCTTTCCACCGTTACCACTGGCGTCGGCGGCGGCCTGCTCAATGCGATTGAGGGTACGCTCTTGCTCGCGCTCGGCGGCGTCGTCCTTTCGGTGCCTCCCGGCATCGCCGCCGGAATCTATCTCTCCGAATACGACGGCGGATGGCTCGCCCCTGTCCTGCGCTTCATGTCTGACGTACTTGTTGGCGTTCCCTCCATCGTGGTCGGCTACTTCTGCTACGTCACCATGGTCGATCAGTTGGGCTGGAAGTTCTCGATCGCCGCCGGCAGCATCTCGCTCGCCATCATCTCCATGCCCTACGTCACCCGCACCGCCGAGGTCGCTTTCCGCGCTGTTCCTCGCACGCTGCGCGAGGCAGGTTTTGGACTCGGTTGCACGCCCGGCACCGTCATCCTGCGCGTTTGCCTCCCGATGGCGCTGCCCACCATTCTCACCGGAGTGCTGCTGGCCCTCGCCATATCAGTCGGCGAAACGGCCCCGCTCATCTACACCGCGGGATGGTCCAGCTACATGTGGACCGGCCATCTGACCAATGAGCCGGTCGGCTATCTCACCTACGTCATCTGGACCTTCATCACCGAGCCCTTCGCCTCGGCTCACGCTCTGGCTTTCGCCGCTGCATTTTTCGTCACAGTTTTTGTGCTGATCATCAGCGTGATTGCGCGCGTCGTCACCTTCCGCCGTTCCGGCTGGGGCCACCACTAG
- a CDS encoding peroxiredoxin, with product MGLRINDIAPDFTAETTQGTIHFHEWIGDNWAILFSHPKDFTPVCTTELGAVAALESQFAARGAKVIGLSVDPVDSHSNWEKDIEEVGGHKVNYPIIGDPELKIAKLYDMLAADAGESCEGRTPTLNAPVRTVFVIGPDKKIKLTLSYPMTTGRNFDEIIRVLDSIQLTAKHPVATPANWKQGDDIIIGGAVSNEEAATKFPGFKTVKPYLRTAAQPK from the coding sequence ATGGGATTGCGCATCAACGACATCGCCCCCGACTTTACCGCTGAAACCACGCAGGGCACCATTCACTTTCACGAATGGATCGGCGACAACTGGGCCATTCTGTTTTCGCACCCGAAGGACTTCACGCCCGTCTGCACGACGGAGCTGGGCGCGGTGGCTGCGCTGGAGAGCCAGTTTGCGGCGCGCGGCGCGAAGGTGATCGGCCTGAGCGTGGATCCTGTGGACAGCCACAGCAACTGGGAGAAGGACATTGAAGAGGTAGGCGGCCACAAGGTGAACTACCCGATCATTGGCGATCCTGAGCTGAAGATTGCCAAGCTCTACGACATGCTGGCCGCCGACGCCGGCGAGAGCTGCGAAGGCCGCACGCCTACACTGAATGCGCCGGTGCGCACGGTGTTTGTGATTGGCCCGGACAAGAAGATCAAGCTGACACTCTCCTACCCGATGACGACGGGACGCAACTTTGACGAGATCATTCGCGTGCTGGACTCGATTCAGCTTACGGCGAAGCACCCGGTGGCAACGCCCGCGAACTGGAAGCAGGGCGATGACATCATCATTGGCGGAGCGGTCTCAAATGAAGAAGCTGCGACGAAGTTTCCAGGCTTCAAGACGGTGAAGCCCTACCTGCGCACGGCTGCGCAGCCGAAGTAG
- a CDS encoding PhzF family phenazine biosynthesis protein: protein MAPVSMRILSYPVFMCALDYYLCDVFTSRPLTGNQLAVFPDAGHLSPEEMQSIARETNLSETTFLCRRDAATEADQGYRLRIFTVREELPFAGHPALGTAAVIRRFVADHPSLPALTLDLNAGRVPVVFDDSQATAPAIYGEMTQPKAELGAVQSREAIAPALGLEPCDLSPEWAPQITSTGNPFCIVPLRSVEVLARLSLRADLAPPLLASIGARFFYVIAQEKPGQWQARMQFYNGEDPATGSAAGCAMVYLVGNSIEPSDTRIHLRQGLAIHRPSDLYGRCSLQNGKPAQVRISGCTVFVAKGRLFLEQFT from the coding sequence GTGGCCCCCGTGTCAATGCGCATCCTCAGCTACCCTGTCTTCATGTGCGCTCTCGACTACTACCTTTGCGACGTCTTCACCTCCAGGCCGCTCACCGGCAACCAGCTTGCGGTTTTTCCTGACGCTGGCCATCTCTCCCCCGAAGAGATGCAGTCCATCGCCCGTGAAACCAATCTCTCCGAGACCACTTTCCTCTGCCGTCGTGACGCTGCGACCGAGGCGGACCAGGGCTACCGCTTGCGCATTTTCACCGTGCGTGAGGAGCTGCCCTTCGCCGGGCATCCCGCCCTCGGCACCGCTGCCGTCATTCGCCGCTTCGTTGCAGACCATCCCAGTCTTCCCGCTCTCACGCTCGATCTCAACGCCGGCCGCGTCCCCGTTGTCTTTGACGATTCGCAGGCCACGGCTCCGGCCATCTATGGCGAAATGACACAGCCCAAAGCCGAGTTGGGCGCCGTGCAATCACGTGAAGCCATCGCCCCGGCACTCGGTCTTGAGCCATGCGATCTCTCGCCTGAGTGGGCGCCGCAAATCACCTCGACCGGCAATCCCTTCTGCATCGTGCCGCTCCGCTCCGTCGAAGTGCTCGCGCGCCTCAGCCTGCGGGCTGATCTCGCGCCCCCGCTGCTGGCCTCCATCGGAGCCCGCTTCTTCTACGTCATCGCGCAGGAAAAGCCAGGCCAGTGGCAGGCCCGCATGCAGTTCTACAACGGTGAAGATCCCGCCACCGGCTCCGCGGCCGGATGCGCCATGGTCTACCTGGTCGGCAACAGCATTGAGCCGTCAGACACGCGAATTCACCTCCGGCAGGGCCTCGCCATCCATCGCCCCAGCGATCTTTACGGCCGCTGCTCGCTGCAAAACGGCAAGCCCGCGCAGGTGCGCATCTCCGGCTGCACCGTTTTCGTAGCAAAGGGACGGCTTTTCCTTGAGCAATTCACATAG
- a CDS encoding response regulator: MRPKKVILCVDDNEQALSVRKFLLETRGYRVLTATSAASAIETLHEGGIDLVLSDLVMPQMDGNEMIRRMKQFAPEVPMMLISGTVKAFERANRADAFLPKGASSPVELLDRIRVLIARKRGPKKTVHRPLYDGDLAASAQDGYAAAPTAIAS, translated from the coding sequence ATGAGGCCAAAGAAAGTCATTCTCTGCGTCGACGACAACGAACAGGCTCTGTCGGTCCGCAAATTTCTGCTCGAAACCCGCGGCTATCGCGTGCTCACCGCCACCAGCGCCGCCTCCGCCATTGAGACTCTGCACGAGGGCGGCATCGATCTCGTGTTGAGCGATCTCGTCATGCCCCAGATGGATGGCAACGAGATGATTCGCCGCATGAAGCAGTTCGCGCCTGAGGTGCCCATGATGCTCATCAGCGGAACCGTCAAGGCCTTTGAGCGCGCCAATCGCGCCGATGCCTTTCTGCCCAAGGGCGCGTCCTCGCCCGTTGAACTGCTCGATCGCATTCGCGTCCTCATTGCCCGCAAGCGCGGACCCAAGAAGACCGTGCATCGTCCTCTTTACGACGGCGATCTGGCTGCCTCTGCGCAGGATGGCTACGCCGCCGCGCCCACAGCCATCGCTTCGTAG
- a CDS encoding ABC transporter ATP-binding protein yields MSTIVAEKLTKTYKSGRIQVTALRGVSFGIEGGEFVSIVGPSGSGKSTLFYLLGGLSRATSGSVHIDGVDFVALSDAERTRIRKQKIGFVFQKFNLLPTLTARQNIELAHEISGRKEPLDNKFLDHLADLLSIRGRLDHRPSELSGGEQQRVAIARALVNRPAIVLADEPTGNLDTENSDAVLQMLRRSNKELKQTVLMITHNPEAACIGDRIIHMRDGEIRGIEPGQGRITGHSW; encoded by the coding sequence GTGTCCACCATCGTTGCTGAAAAGCTCACCAAGACATACAAATCCGGCAGAATTCAGGTCACCGCGCTGCGCGGCGTCTCCTTCGGCATTGAAGGAGGCGAGTTTGTCAGCATCGTCGGACCCTCCGGCAGCGGCAAGTCCACGCTCTTCTATCTGTTAGGCGGACTTTCCCGTGCCACCAGCGGCAGCGTGCACATTGATGGTGTCGATTTTGTCGCCCTCAGCGACGCCGAACGCACCCGCATCCGCAAGCAGAAAATCGGCTTCGTCTTTCAAAAGTTCAACCTGCTGCCCACGCTCACCGCACGGCAGAACATTGAACTGGCACACGAAATCTCGGGCCGCAAAGAACCGCTCGACAATAAATTCCTCGACCACCTGGCCGATCTGCTCAGCATCCGCGGCCGTCTCGATCACCGGCCCTCTGAGCTCTCCGGCGGCGAGCAGCAGCGCGTCGCCATCGCTCGCGCGCTCGTCAATCGCCCCGCCATCGTGCTGGCCGACGAGCCCACCGGCAATCTCGACACAGAGAACTCTGACGCTGTGCTCCAGATGCTCCGCCGCTCCAACAAGGAACTGAAGCAGACCGTCCTCATGATCACCCACAACCCCGAGGCCGCCTGCATCGGCGACCGCATCATTCACATGCGCGACGGGGAAATCCGCGGCATCGAGCCGGGCCAGGGCCGCATCACCGGCCATAGCTGGTAG
- a CDS encoding type II toxin-antitoxin system RelE/ParE family toxin codes for MIEIREADLFSYWLRTLRDVQARVRIAARIQRLAFGNAGDVRPVGEGISELRVHAGPGYRIYYAQRGSMLIILLCGGDKARRSRTSHWLKGWQRRSDEPDNHEAL; via the coding sequence GTGATCGAGATTCGGGAGGCAGATCTCTTTTCCTACTGGCTACGAACGCTGCGGGACGTTCAGGCAAGGGTCCGGATTGCAGCCCGCATCCAACGGCTGGCTTTTGGAAATGCCGGAGATGTGCGGCCTGTGGGAGAGGGGATTAGCGAGCTTCGAGTTCATGCGGGACCTGGATATCGCATTTACTACGCCCAACGCGGCAGCATGCTCATCATTCTGCTCTGTGGCGGAGACAAAGCACGCAGGAGCAGGACATCGCATTGGCTAAAAGGTTGGCAAAGGAGATCGGATGAGCCAGATAACCACGAAGCCCTTTGA
- a CDS encoding addiction module antidote protein produces MSQITTKPFDPAAYLDNAEAVAAYITEALETGDPAFVADALGVIARSQGMTEVARKAGVSRESLYRSLSTDGNPELATVMHVLRALGLQLSAVPASTRKDVA; encoded by the coding sequence ATGAGCCAGATAACCACGAAGCCCTTTGACCCGGCCGCGTACCTCGATAATGCTGAGGCTGTCGCGGCCTATATCACTGAGGCACTTGAGACGGGTGATCCCGCTTTTGTGGCGGACGCCCTCGGAGTGATTGCTCGCTCGCAGGGCATGACAGAGGTGGCCCGCAAGGCCGGAGTCTCTCGCGAAAGTCTCTATCGCTCATTGAGCACAGATGGCAATCCAGAGCTGGCCACAGTCATGCATGTCTTGCGCGCCCTTGGTCTACAACTCTCTGCCGTGCCTGCTTCCACGCGCAAAGACGTCGCATAA
- a CDS encoding NADH-quinone oxidoreductase subunit A, translating into MHPWRTVVALLIGAVAFGLAPLALARLWAVVFSPQKPGPQKNSIYECGLESHGDAWIRFDAAYYLYAIVFLIFDVEAVFLLPFAVAFTGLTAGACLAMLVFLLLLVEGLLWAWQKGVLTWN; encoded by the coding sequence TTGCATCCGTGGCGTACGGTAGTCGCGCTCCTGATCGGGGCCGTCGCCTTTGGCCTTGCCCCGTTGGCCCTGGCACGCCTGTGGGCGGTCGTATTCTCCCCGCAAAAGCCCGGCCCGCAAAAGAACTCCATCTATGAGTGCGGCCTTGAGTCGCACGGCGATGCGTGGATTCGCTTTGACGCCGCCTACTATCTCTACGCCATCGTCTTCCTCATCTTCGATGTGGAGGCCGTCTTCCTGCTCCCCTTCGCGGTCGCCTTCACGGGCCTCACGGCCGGGGCCTGCCTCGCCATGCTCGTTTTTCTTCTTCTGCTCGTCGAAGGTCTGCTCTGGGCATGGCAGAAAGGTGTGCTCACATGGAACTAG
- a CDS encoding NADH-quinone oxidoreductase subunit B — protein MDDHALAPQQLKDLKVELSKNGVFTTTLEELYNWGRRSSVWPLTFGLACCAIEMIATTMARYDLARFGAEVFRPSPRQADLIIVSGTVTKKMAPQVVRLYNQMPEPKYVIAMGACAISGGPFRDGYNVLKGIDRYIPVDVHIPGCPPRPEALIHAFMTLQKKIDAQSLRGSDRPRHLQSGAPSEFPVPAFGEHGLEPTHNPDVFPPQAESPFKVLP, from the coding sequence ATGGATGACCACGCACTCGCGCCGCAGCAGTTGAAAGATCTGAAAGTCGAGCTCAGCAAAAACGGAGTCTTCACCACCACGCTCGAAGAGCTCTACAACTGGGGCCGCCGCAGCTCCGTCTGGCCGCTCACCTTTGGCCTTGCCTGCTGCGCCATTGAGATGATCGCCACCACCATGGCCCGTTATGACCTCGCCCGATTCGGCGCGGAAGTCTTTCGTCCCTCGCCGCGCCAGGCCGATCTCATCATCGTCTCCGGCACCGTCACCAAAAAGATGGCGCCGCAGGTCGTGCGCCTTTACAACCAGATGCCCGAGCCGAAATACGTCATCGCCATGGGCGCATGCGCCATCTCCGGCGGCCCCTTTCGCGATGGCTACAACGTTCTCAAGGGCATCGACCGCTACATCCCCGTGGACGTCCATATTCCCGGCTGCCCGCCGCGACCCGAGGCGCTCATTCACGCCTTCATGACGTTGCAGAAGAAGATCGACGCCCAATCCCTCCGTGGCTCAGATCGTCCGCGCCATCTGCAATCCGGCGCCCCCAGTGAATTTCCCGTGCCCGCGTTTGGCGAGCACGGCCTTGAGCCCACGCACAACCCTGACGTCTTTCCGCCGCAAGCTGAAAGCCCCTTCAAGGTGCTGCCATGA